In the genome of Acanthopagrus latus isolate v.2019 chromosome 17, fAcaLat1.1, whole genome shotgun sequence, the window tggACAAGTGAAAGACTTTTTGCTTTTTATAAactagatgtgttttttttagctttaaatcattttaagaaatcacatttttttccagagaaagaaaaaaagaaaaagaaaatgacacagtgacacTGAAAGCAGATTTCAGAAAGTAAGGAGTAACATCTCGTGTTATCACAGACACAATCTCTCTCCAGTGCCATCTTAAGCAACccaacaaatcaaatgaaagcaGTCTCAAGCGTGTACAGTGTGAATATGTGGTCCTCAGAGAAACAAGGGCAGAAGATGAGGGAGATGAGAGAAGAGCAGATTTTGTCTAAGGACAGTTTCTAACAATCCAACAACTACCGTAACATAATTTCATGAGAGCTGAACACTGAAAAGTGACATGATTTTGTTTGTGGAAATTTAAGACACCAAGTCTTTGTCTGCAGGCTTCAATTCAATTTAACAATTTGCAGTTTCAAACTTTTTTGTGGCGCACCTCTAAATCAAGCTTGCACAGTTTCAATTAGTAAGATGGAACAAGTGCTgcgttttcttttgtgtgtacAAGCcatcaaatgtgattttttttttatgtttttcattttgacaaatgaggcagaaaatgacagaacaaAAATTGTGTGGTTTTGGTTTCACTCTGCAGTACAACATGAGCCGTGGGTATTAATCATGTGTTTATTTGGTCTTGTCAAAGAGGTGAGACGTTGCACAAAGATAACAACCGGGTCCAACACATCTTACATCCCAAGTCTGCTGGGAAACCAGGACAAAATGAAAACTACTAATGCAAAGGCTGAAGTACAAGATGGCGACATCTATGAACATACAGACAGAGGGGCAAGCCGAATTTCTTTCCTTAGCGAATTGACATATATTAACATTAAGGCTTTTTGGTAAGGAAGAGATAAATCCACTACTGAATACCAATCTGTTCTCCCCATCTTCCTCTTGAATTAAACCAGATCTGAACTGCTGAGACAGAAACAATCTCACCTGTTAAAAGCTGAGCACAAAAGATGGACGTGAataaagttacagaaaataaaaaaaaggacaaaaagaaacGTTCTTTTCTGCAGTTCATGTTATTCTGCGGCCTGAATACACGGTGATATTACAGCTCAAATCAGTGAAGCTACACACAGTATTGGAACAATTACAGTTAACATTCAGATAGAGTCCAATTGACAACAGATTCTCTGACACTCGTCCTGAGGGGGGCAGTAGTCTGATGAAAATGAAGTAACAAGAAGAAATGagtccaaacagaaaaaaaatgaaaaaatagagGACTCTCATCTCGTCTCTCAACTGAAGTGGATGTTACAGCTACTGTGTATCTACATTAGATGGTCAAACAAAAATGCCCtcaccttcctctccatctcccccaCGTCTCCCTTTCACTAATAACACTCCCGTTTCCTCGACTTCTCTTCTCAATCACAATAGTCCAGTTAGTTCCCTCCTGCAACTCCTTCCTAATGTACTTAAAACAGGCTACCTCCATTTAAATACAAACCTTAAAGTGTGGCACCCCCCTCCCACCCACAATGACATCCCTGTCTCACAAAGTATAAAAATTGTTGACCCCACCCTGGACCTATTATTACACACATTTCTCAAAAATCTTTGACTCCCCCACCCACCCAGCTGCACCATCCAAACCTAGCCCCCCTTTGCTATGGACTGAATATAAACCCGCCCCCTTCTtccaattattattattttaattttaactgCTGGACATTTCATGTAGATCTTAGATGGGAGATTGAATACCACCACATTTGCCATTTGCCAACGAGTAATACTCACAGATCCACCTGAAATGTTGCAAATTAATTAGGGGGCTGATTTGGAAATGGGCAGCACAtgtcccctcccctccctcccctcccctccctccctcttctcttcatGCCTCCTCTACCAGAAGTCCCGGCGGTGATAAGCGTCTGGATCGCAGTATTTGGTCACCACCACTCGGTTGGCAAACTTCCTTCCTGTCAGCCCCTGCATGGCCTTCTGGGAGTCAAAAACTGACATGAACTCCACAAAGATCTGcagaaaagtgaagaaaaaaaaaacattagaatGATGACAGACTCTTGAGAGtaaaattcaagcactttcaaagTACCTACAACAAAGATTTCCAGACTCTCAAAGCCTTTAACACCACATCTTAATTGTTACCGTAATTGTTACAATAGTGATAAATCAAGTTGTTTTATCAATTCTAATTGTTTTAGTTGTCAAACTAGCTCTGGTTCGCGCTGCTCCCCATCTAGTGTGAGACGCCAGAACACAACTATTAAAAGATTTTCCTAACCTTGAAAAACAGAGATTAAGTCAAGTTTATATTTTGATGTAACAGTTCCTACCTTGCCAGTCCCAGGCACCTCCAGGCCATCCACAGGTCGAGGTATCTCAATGCTCTTAACTTGGCCGTACTTGCTGCACTCATCCCTGACGTCCTCCACAATCTCCTCATATTCTTCGtcatccagcagctcctccggGGCCACCATGTTCATCAGACACAGCACCTCAGTGGGCAGGCCACCCATCTGAGTCACTGAGCTGTTCAGACCTGGCACCTGCAGCGTCACGGGGGTCTGGTTTATACTTGTCTGCAAGGACAGACAAAAAGGTTAGAAGAGATATTATGCTTTCTTGTTGAGGGAATATAAAGCAGAATATATGAGCACCGTGCACCACATTCCTCTTTCGGTGGCATTAATCttagacagagaggacaggacGAGAAACACTGAATCAAGCATCGCAGTTTTATGTTGCTTTCTGTGACAGAataatttacataatttatcATGAATGATGAGCATTAAAGATATTGGGTGCACTGAAATTGGCTTCTACAAAGcatgtttaaaagtttaaaagccAGTGACTTTCATTGCAGTGCTCTGCATGCTGCTGATGCCATTAAACCACCAAGACCACTGCAGCCGACTGACTTTCACTGTGCTCATGAGCTCATCTCATAATCAGGAAACGCTTTACATGTACACTTGTTAGCAGTGTGCCTGGGAGCATTGCAGATACGTTGCTCCAGTAGATTTAATCAGCAATGTGCCTTTatccatttcagtgtgtgtgaaagagcatCCAGCCTCCCACAACCCTCCTGTCATCTGTCCAGCGTATTGGATACTCACCAGAGTGGCGTTCTTGGATCCCACACTGGCCCTCTGCACCAGGAGCTTCTTGTCTCCCAGCTGCATGCCGTTCAGCCCAGCAATAGCCTGTAACAATATCATGGTCTTTAATTGTACTTTCATAACATCACATAATTGTTACGTAAAGTTAAATGGTAgaatttctgtctgtttaaaaaGTCAGCAAAATATGGAAGTATAAATGTCCCATTAACATTCccattttttctgtttggttacCTGGTCATTAAGGTTGACATCAACATATTCACAGAAGGCATATCCTTTAGATAAGCCTGTAGCACTGTCCTTCACCAGGTTGAAGGCTTTCAGGGGGCCAAATGATGTCAGCAGCTCTTTCACCTGATACACAGAAGACAGTAGAGTCACGGACAATTCAGTGATTGCAAGCTGAGGCTTAACATCTTCATTCTTGTCTTATCATTTCTGTCACTCTTTTGAGACGACGCAATACTGGTGGAATTTTTAAAAACCTAATATTTGAAGTGTAAGAATTTACAGTTTTATAAAGCAGGGTACGATTCAACAAGTGATAAGTATAGGGCTCAAAGCATAATATAGAAGATATTTTCCAGAAACTACTGCTAATTTGATGTGCTTGGTTAGGTCAGTTAACACTAGTTTAAAGTGAGCTATAACGATGAAAGAGCAATACGAGTGTGGTACACTGTAGCTCAGTTTGGAGGTCAAGTTGTTTCATGCAGAAACACTGACCTGATCATCATTCAGGTAGTTTGGCAAGCCGCCAATGAAGAGCTTATGAGCCGAGTCAGGCACCACTGTAGACACCACACCTACAGGGGACACAGTAACACCTGTAAACAGTAGCGCACAGGGAGCAAGATCCTGTAGAGAATGGGTTACTGATAACTTATGAATTATGCCACAAGTACTTAGAGTTAAAAACCATTAATTGGCTGTGTACCAGGCACATAGACACTGGGGTTCTCGCTCATGCCGGGCAGGGGCTGGTAATCGTGTGGACGACGAATCTTGAGGCTTTGGCCTTGAAAGATGATGCCATCAAAGGCCATTGCCTGTGTTGTTTCGTCCACTGAACGGAACTacatagaaagaaaaaacaacagatgattAAACTGATCTCATCATTATTAGTATCTCACCAAAACTGCTCTTCAAACATAGCTTAATGGACAGTCACTCAAGAGAGAACACAAGAAATGTTTATAAGGATATTATCTCACCTCAAGAAAGGCAAAATTCTTATCCTGGTTGATCTGTACTGCAAGGACAGGGTTTCCAGGGGCCTGAGTAAGACCACCCAAACGCATCTGGGCATTGAAGAAGTCCATCATGGACTCCTacacaacagagaggaaaataattaaagagtagaatcatttttatcattttcttacACAAGGATGAAGGTCAGGTTTTTAAGCTTGAACTATCCTGCTCCTCACCTCTGTGATACCAAATGGGATGTTGCCCACATAGAGCCGGCGGGCCTGCCGGGTCATCTGGCTGCCCACCACAGGTACAGGGGTGGGAGTAACTGCCAGGCCATCTGGAGTCATGGTCGGCAGGAGGGCTGTGGCTGGGATCTGGCCCGCAGCTGGAGAGCAAAGTGAAAGGTAAGATCGAAAAATCTAATTACATAGATTTTAAACTTAATACATACATCTTGTTGCGTATATCATGTTTTGCAGTAATGTAAAAGTACAAGgttacaacacattttcaactgTGAAACTAGGTAGCCTATTAAAAATTAAAgtaataagaaaagaaaaccaagaTGTTACCTTGCATGGCTTTGTACTGCATTGGAGTGATGTGTTCAAAACCAGGTGGAGGGACATCCCAGTacttcttcaccttcttcttcttctcacgGTGTGGAGAACGGCTGTTTAAGGAAGAGAcgacaggtgaaataaaagtAGAGCAATCAACATGTAATGGATATATCTACACAGCAGTCAACTACAAGATCTGGTGATGGCCCAAGTTTTATAAAATATGCTAGAAAATCTTGCAACATTAGGAGGGAACTGAATCAATCAAACTTGGTAACATGATAAAAGGGAAACAAGGGACTGAAAACCCCATTCAGGCAGACATCTATACAATGAGTCAATAGTACACAGTATAAGAGGCGGGTCATTAAAGTGCAGTTGATGCAATAATGCACAAACTGGCTTTGTGTTAGTTTGCTGTATTACCTTCCAGCATTGTCCTGGGGGTAGCTGGATGGTGAGCTGAAATGACATTGGAAGGGTTTCACATTTCTCTCAAAATCAACCATGACATTCCAACATTTCCACTTCCTAAAATTAGAACTTAAAGTTTATGACCAACACCAAATGCAAAAAGCTATCACGAACCTTGAAAATCTTTGTATTACTAGAAGCGTAAAAATTCATTGAATTTCAGATGGCAAACGAGTGCATTCAGTGAGCTGACGTGCGATATCATTTGTGAACGACTAATGATACAATGAAAGCACAAAGGATTTtctcaaaacacagcagctgcaacagGACGGGTTGAATTTTACACCTTCTAAGTGAGCATACACTGAGCGACCACCGGTAACCCATTTTAAATTAGCACTGAGAGACAATAAGTAACAGTCAGGCCAGCGGTCAGATTCACAACCAACAACAAGAAAGTTGAGAAACGTGCACATTCAAAGTAATGTACTAACTAAAGAGGTGGGTAAtctcaaacttaaaaaaaaaaatctactttatACAAATACATAGATTTGACTCAATACCAATTactgaaaatcacatttttctacAGATATCACCCTCAACACTTCTAATCATGTCCAATAGAACATGCAGGTATTGTGTGCCAGAAGCCATCATGTTTCCCTGACAACAGACCAGCCTGTCACCTCTGTAGATAGTTATCAGGTTTCATCTGTGTTGGTAGTGTTCTGGGAAGAACTTGTACCAGTatgaaaatgtccccacaaACCGATCGAAATGCTATCACAGTACAGCTTTGCCTTatcatgacacaaacacacacatgctgcatgTGTCAAAGACATCTGATGTTATGTGACACCAAAGTGAAGATACAATGAATCTAAAATGACAAAGCAATTCTTCTCGCAGCAGGACTATTAATAACTGCCTGTGTGATCTTCGATTCTAGGAAGGATGTGAATTTCTTCAACAGCAATTTTAATTTAGTCTTTATATTCTGTTAAATTATGAAGAATATAAAAGCGGTTTTGGCAGCTGTCGCTTTGTGCTTTCAAAAGTCTCTGGCAAAATCACTACAATGTCATTAGCACCTGTGTCAGAGGGCTTAGGGAAAGAGGacataaaaataacatcatCCAAAATAGGCCATATGAAAGTCAGTTTGTGCAATGATATTGTCATTCATGGGGATAATATTTCTGAAGCTAGAATGCAGTCACTTTTCAGCTGCTTAATTCACAGAGTCCAACAAGCTCATTCAAAGTCAGCATAAATAAAATCCTGTGATCAGCGGCTACACTTTACAGTCACTTCTTCCTACAGACACCTGTCAAAATGTG includes:
- the u2af2a gene encoding U2 small nuclear RNA auxiliary factor 2a isoform X1, which encodes MSDFDEFERQLSENKQAERDKENRHHRRSSSRSRSRERKRRSRDRDRRSRDRRGDSKDRRHRRSSPSSYPQDNAGSRSPHREKKKKVKKYWDVPPPGFEHITPMQYKAMQAAGQIPATALLPTMTPDGLAVTPTPVPVVGSQMTRQARRLYVGNIPFGITEESMMDFFNAQMRLGGLTQAPGNPVLAVQINQDKNFAFLEFRSVDETTQAMAFDGIIFQGQSLKIRRPHDYQPLPGMSENPSVYVPGVTVSPVGVVSTVVPDSAHKLFIGGLPNYLNDDQVKELLTSFGPLKAFNLVKDSATGLSKGYAFCEYVDVNLNDQAIAGLNGMQLGDKKLLVQRASVGSKNATLTSINQTPVTLQVPGLNSSVTQMGGLPTEVLCLMNMVAPEELLDDEEYEEIVEDVRDECSKYGQVKSIEIPRPVDGLEVPGTGKIFVEFMSVFDSQKAMQGLTGRKFANRVVVTKYCDPDAYHRRDFW
- the u2af2a gene encoding U2 small nuclear RNA auxiliary factor 2a isoform X2 codes for the protein MSDFDEFERQLSENKQAERDKENRHHRRSSSRSRSRERKRRSRDRDRRSRDRRGDSKDRRHRRSSPSSYPQDNAGSRSPHREKKKKVKKYWDVPPPGFEHITPMQYKAMQAAGQIPATALLPTMTPDGLAVTPTPVPVVGSQMTRQARRLYVGNIPFGITEESMMDFFNAQMRLGGLTQAPGNPVLAVQINQDKNFAFLEFRSVDETTQAMAFDGIIFQGQSLKIRRPHDYQPLPGMSENPSVYVPGTQPINGVVSTVVPDSAHKLFIGGLPNYLNDDQVKELLTSFGPLKAFNLVKDSATGLSKGYAFCEYVDVNLNDQAIAGLNGMQLGDKKLLVQRASVGSKNATLTSINQTPVTLQVPGLNSSVTQMGGLPTEVLCLMNMVAPEELLDDEEYEEIVEDVRDECSKYGQVKSIEIPRPVDGLEVPGTGKIFVEFMSVFDSQKAMQGLTGRKFANRVVVTKYCDPDAYHRRDFW
- the u2af2a gene encoding U2 small nuclear RNA auxiliary factor 2a isoform X5, with product MSDFDEFERQLSENKQAERDKENRHHRRSSSRSRSRERKRRSRDRDRRSRDRRGDSKDRRHRRSRSPHREKKKKVKKYWDVPPPGFEHITPMQYKAMQAAGQIPATALLPTMTPDGLAVTPTPVPVVGSQMTRQARRLYVGNIPFGITEESMMDFFNAQMRLGGLTQAPGNPVLAVQINQDKNFAFLEFRSVDETTQAMAFDGIIFQGQSLKIRRPHDYQPLPGMSENPSVYVPGTQPINGVVSTVVPDSAHKLFIGGLPNYLNDDQVKELLTSFGPLKAFNLVKDSATGLSKGYAFCEYVDVNLNDQAIAGLNGMQLGDKKLLVQRASVGSKNATLTSINQTPVTLQVPGLNSSVTQMGGLPTEVLCLMNMVAPEELLDDEEYEEIVEDVRDECSKYGQVKSIEIPRPVDGLEVPGTGKIFVEFMSVFDSQKAMQGLTGRKFANRVVVTKYCDPDAYHRRDFW
- the u2af2a gene encoding U2 small nuclear RNA auxiliary factor 2a isoform X3 — encoded protein: MSDFDEFERQLSENKQAERDKENRHHRRSSSRSRSRERKRRSRDRDRRSRDRRGDSKDRRHRRSSPSSYPQDNAGSRSPHREKKKKVKKYWDVPPPGFEHITPMQYKAMQAAGQIPATALLPTMTPDGLAVTPTPVPVVGSQMTRQARRLYVGNIPFGITEESMMDFFNAQMRLGGLTQAPGNPVLAVQINQDKNFAFLEFRSVDETTQAMAFDGIIFQGQSLKIRRPHDYQPLPGMSENPSVYVPGVVSTVVPDSAHKLFIGGLPNYLNDDQVKELLTSFGPLKAFNLVKDSATGLSKGYAFCEYVDVNLNDQAIAGLNGMQLGDKKLLVQRASVGSKNATLTSINQTPVTLQVPGLNSSVTQMGGLPTEVLCLMNMVAPEELLDDEEYEEIVEDVRDECSKYGQVKSIEIPRPVDGLEVPGTGKIFVEFMSVFDSQKAMQGLTGRKFANRVVVTKYCDPDAYHRRDFW
- the u2af2a gene encoding U2 small nuclear RNA auxiliary factor 2a isoform X6, translated to MSDFDEFERQLSENKQAERDKENRHHRRSSSRSRSRERKRRSRDRDRRSRDRRGDSKDRRHRRSRSPHREKKKKVKKYWDVPPPGFEHITPMQYKAMQAAGQIPATALLPTMTPDGLAVTPTPVPVVGSQMTRQARRLYVGNIPFGITEESMMDFFNAQMRLGGLTQAPGNPVLAVQINQDKNFAFLEFRSVDETTQAMAFDGIIFQGQSLKIRRPHDYQPLPGMSENPSVYVPGVVSTVVPDSAHKLFIGGLPNYLNDDQVKELLTSFGPLKAFNLVKDSATGLSKGYAFCEYVDVNLNDQAIAGLNGMQLGDKKLLVQRASVGSKNATLTSINQTPVTLQVPGLNSSVTQMGGLPTEVLCLMNMVAPEELLDDEEYEEIVEDVRDECSKYGQVKSIEIPRPVDGLEVPGTGKIFVEFMSVFDSQKAMQGLTGRKFANRVVVTKYCDPDAYHRRDFW
- the u2af2a gene encoding U2 small nuclear RNA auxiliary factor 2a isoform X4; the protein is MSDFDEFERQLSENKQAERDKENRHHRRSSSRSRSRERKRRSRDRDRRSRDRRGDSKDRRHRRSRSPHREKKKKVKKYWDVPPPGFEHITPMQYKAMQAAGQIPATALLPTMTPDGLAVTPTPVPVVGSQMTRQARRLYVGNIPFGITEESMMDFFNAQMRLGGLTQAPGNPVLAVQINQDKNFAFLEFRSVDETTQAMAFDGIIFQGQSLKIRRPHDYQPLPGMSENPSVYVPGVTVSPVGVVSTVVPDSAHKLFIGGLPNYLNDDQVKELLTSFGPLKAFNLVKDSATGLSKGYAFCEYVDVNLNDQAIAGLNGMQLGDKKLLVQRASVGSKNATLTSINQTPVTLQVPGLNSSVTQMGGLPTEVLCLMNMVAPEELLDDEEYEEIVEDVRDECSKYGQVKSIEIPRPVDGLEVPGTGKIFVEFMSVFDSQKAMQGLTGRKFANRVVVTKYCDPDAYHRRDFW